The Halobacillus amylolyticus nucleotide sequence TTTACGATAATACGAAAGGCGGTGTTTCTTGTGCATGATATGTCTTGGAATGTGTTTAGACAAACAGGAAACATAGAAACCTATTTGCTAATGAAGGAACTGGAAATGAATGGCGAATCATCAGAACAGGAATATGTTTCAACTGGGACAGGGCAGGTTGAGGAAAACGACGGGCAATAACAAGAGCAGGTGAATGCTTTGTTAGAAAAAGTAGAAGGCATTGTCATTCGAACGAGAGACTACGGGGAAACGCATAAGATCGTTACACTAATGACTAGAGAAAAGGGGAAAATCGGGGTCATGGCTCGAGGAGCTAAAAAGCCGAAGAGTCGGATGACCTCCGTGACTCAGCCCTTTATTCACGGTCATTACTTAATACACATTGGATCAGGTTTAGGCTCTTTAAGCCAAGGAGAAGTAACGACCTCTCTTCGGTCTATACGCGAAGATATTGTTCAAACCGCGTATGCTTCTTACATGGCTGAATTAACCGACAAGTTAATTGAAGAGAAACAGCCTGATCCCTTTATTTATGAACAATTATTACAATCATTGATATGGATGGCTGAAGGAAAGGATCCAGAAATTCTCTCCATGATGTATGAGTTAAAACTGTATAAAAAAGGCGGCTTTGCTCCGAGTGTGAATGGTTGTATGGGTTGCGGCAATGATCAAGGACCGTTCTCCTTTTCTATCAGAGAAGGCGGCTTACTGTGCAATCGCTGTAAACAGTTAGACCCAGAAGCCTATGGTTTACCAGACCCTTTAGCGCATTTGCTGCGTGTATTTCTACATATGGATGTAAGGAGACTAGGGCAAATATCAATGAAAGAGGAGAATAAAAAGAAGCTGCGCCGGCTTCTAGATGAATATTATGATCGTTATGGTGGCTATTTCCTTAAGTCAAAAAAATTCCTTAAACAATTGGATCTTTTTAAATGATTGACAAACGAACGAGGATTCAGTATAATTTCATTACTAAATAAACTGTTGCTATGAAGGAAAGTAGTAGTTGACGCCTTACACATTGGAAGCGAACCTGTGATGGTGAAAGTCAGGTAGTGTAACTCAGCGAAGGCATTCTGGAGCAAAGATCGTTACAAAGCGGCTTGCATTTGGTATTCAAAAGCAGGCAAGTAGGGTGGAACCGCGGAAACCCCGTCCCTATGTCAGATGGCATAGGGACGGGGTTTCTTTATGTTTCGATAGCACATCTGAGTCTAGTGTTTACAACTATTCAGGGCACATGTCCATATGAATGAGGAGGTACGTAAATTTGAACATTCAAACAATGATCCAAACATTACAAAACCATTGGTCGAAAGAGGGTTGCCTGCTTATGCAAGCCTACGATACCGAGAAGGGTGCAGGTACAATGTCGCCGATGACTTTGCTGAGAAGCTTAGGTCCTGAACCCTGGAATGTCGCTTATGTTGAGCCCTCAAGGAGACCAGCAGATGGAAGGTATGGCCAGAACCCTAACCGTCTTTATCAGCATCATCAATTTCAAGTGATTATGAAGCCGTCACCTGACAATATTCAAGAACTGTATTTGGATTCATTAAAAGCGTTAGGCATTGATCCGGCGAAACATGATATCCGTTTCGTTGAAGACAATTGGGAAAACCCAACATTAGGCGCAGCAGGACTCGGATGGGAAGTATGGCTTGATGGGATGGAAATTACCCAGTTCACCTATTTCCAGCAAATTGGCGGATTGGAAGCACGTCCAGTATCAGCAGAAATCACCTATGGTCTGGAGCGTCTGGCTTCATATATTCAAGATAAAGAAAATGTCTTCGAGTTAGAGTGGACGGATGGCGTAACCGTTGGAGATATTTACACACAGCCTGAATATGAACATTCTGTTTATACATTTGAACAATCAGATGATGACATGCTCTTTGGCCTCTTTTCAACTTATGAAAAAGAAGCTAAACGCATCATGGAAGCTGGACTCGTCTTTCCTGCTTACGATTATGTATTAAAATGTTCTCACACCTTTAACCTGTTAGATGCGAAAGGCGTTATTTCTGTGACAGAACGAACAGGATATATTTCAAGAGTTAGAAACTTAGCACGTAAAATCGCTAAAACGTACGTCGAGGAAAGAGAAAAACTAGGCTTTCCAATGTTAAAGGGGGGAAGGAAGTCATGAGTAAAACAGTTTTATTCGAGCTTGGAATGGAAGAAATGCCTGCAAGATTTATTGATGAGGCCTTAAACCAATTAACAAACAACACAGAAACCTGGTTCAAAGAAAATCGGATTCCTTTTGGGACAATAAAGGGATATGCGACACCAAGGCGGCTAGCTGTCAGCATTTCGGAAGTGGCAGAGCAACAACCTGATATAGAAGAGGAAGCGAAAGGCCCAGCTAAAAAAATTGCGTTAGATGAGGAAGGAAATTGGTCTAAAGCAGCAATTGGCTTTTCTAAAGGACAGGGTCAGACAGTTGATGACATTTACTTTAAAGAGATCAAAGGTATCGAATATGTGCATGTGAACAAATTTATTAAAGGTGAATCTTCACTTGAGCTGTTAACAGGTTTTAAAGACGTATTGTTAAGCTTGAATTTTCCAAAGAATATGAGATGGGGAAGTTATGACTTACGATTCATCCGACCAATTCGTTGGATCGTTGCTTTATATGGTGAAACGGTTATTCCTTTTGCTATTGAAAATGTTACAACAGGGAAAACCACGTACGGTCACCGCTTCTTAGGAGATAAAGCGACGGTTGCTGAAGCAGATGAGTATGAAACGGTTATGGATCAAGAATATGTCCTTGCTGAAAAAGACAAACGGAAGCAGGTAATAGTTAATCAGCTAAATGAGCTTGAGAAAGCGAAGGAATGGACTATTATAAAAGATGAAGAACTTCTCAATGAGGTGAACCACTTAGTTGAATATCCTACTGTTTTCAGCGGTTCATTTAGTGAGGAGTTTCTTGAAGTTCCTGAAGAAGCCCTGATTACATCGATGAAGGAACACCAGCGCTATTTTCCTGTTCGATCAAAGGATGGAAGTCTGTTGCCTTATTTTGTTGCTGTCCGTAACGGCAATGATGAATATCTCGATACAGTATCGAGAGGGAATGAGAAGGTGTTAAAGGCTCGCCTTTCTGATGCCCAATTCTTCTATAAAGAGGATCAAAAGGGAACACTTGAACAAAAACTGGCTAAGCTCGAAAGAATGGTATACCAAGAAGAACTGGGTACATTAGCTGACAAAGTTGATCGAGTCAAAACCATTTCCGATAAAATAAGTTCGCTGCTTACATTATCTAAAGCAGAAACAAGCAGCACCTTAAGAGCTGCCCAGCTTTGTAAGTTTGATTTGGTCACACATATGGTTGATGAGTTTTCCGAGCTCCAAGGAATTATGGGAGAGAAGTATGCTCGTTTATTCGGCGAAGAGGAAGCAGTTGCTGTGGCGATAAGGGAACATTATCTGCCGACCCAAGCAGGCGGCGATCTGCCGATTACAACGGCCGGTTCCATTGTCAGCATTGCCGATAAATTAGATACAATTATTGGCTCCATCGCAATCGGAATTATCCCGACTGGTTCCCAAGACCCTTATGGTTTAAGACGTCAAGCACTAGGTGTCTTGCAAATTTTAAAGAAAAATAATTGGTCTATTGAAGTAGAGGAACTGTTAAACATTGTTCATAACCTATACGCTGAGCTTAATCTTGCTTCACGGAGCGAAACCGATGTGAGGCACGATGTTCAGGAATTCTTCAAAGTCCGCGCTTCCTATTTGTTAAGGGATGGGGATGTTGCATCAGATGTGGTAGAAGCGGTGCTAGCAGATGGGATTCATGTCTACCCTGTAGCCTTAGAGAAAGCAAAAATCTTAGCTGATAAACGTCAGGATCCTAATTTCAAATCAACTCAGGAAGCATTAGGACGTGTACTAAACTTAGCAAAAAAAGCAAACACATATGACGTGGATCCAGATCTTTTTGAAAATAATTCAGAAGCTGAACTAAGTAAGGTTTATCAGCGTATTCATGAAGATTATCTGAAATTAATAAAAGAACAACAACCAGAGAAAGCCTTACGTAAATTGTCAGAACTCACTGAACCTATCCATTCATTTTTCGACGATACCATGGTCATGGCGGAAGATGAAAACGTGAAGGTGAATCGTTTAGGATTGTTAAACCTAATTTCTCGGGATATCACTTTGTTTGCTGATTTCAACGCCGTTCAATGGAAACAGCAGTTTTAACGGCCTTCTACTCCTAATAATGTGTTATAATAGATAAATAGTATGTCACAGTCAGTGATTAGGGTGGTGAAGGAATGGATCTATCCAACCGTCAAGAACAAATTATCCAAATTGTTAAAGACAACGGTCCGATTACAGGTGAAAATATAGCTGATCATCTAAGCCTTACACGCGCCACATTGCGGCCTGATTTAGCTATCTT carries:
- a CDS encoding YqzL family protein translates to MSWNVFRQTGNIETYLLMKELEMNGESSEQEYVSTGTGQVEENDGQ
- the recO gene encoding DNA repair protein RecO, with the translated sequence MLEKVEGIVIRTRDYGETHKIVTLMTREKGKIGVMARGAKKPKSRMTSVTQPFIHGHYLIHIGSGLGSLSQGEVTTSLRSIREDIVQTAYASYMAELTDKLIEEKQPDPFIYEQLLQSLIWMAEGKDPEILSMMYELKLYKKGGFAPSVNGCMGCGNDQGPFSFSIREGGLLCNRCKQLDPEAYGLPDPLAHLLRVFLHMDVRRLGQISMKEENKKKLRRLLDEYYDRYGGYFLKSKKFLKQLDLFK
- the glyQ gene encoding glycine--tRNA ligase subunit alpha, with translation MNIQTMIQTLQNHWSKEGCLLMQAYDTEKGAGTMSPMTLLRSLGPEPWNVAYVEPSRRPADGRYGQNPNRLYQHHQFQVIMKPSPDNIQELYLDSLKALGIDPAKHDIRFVEDNWENPTLGAAGLGWEVWLDGMEITQFTYFQQIGGLEARPVSAEITYGLERLASYIQDKENVFELEWTDGVTVGDIYTQPEYEHSVYTFEQSDDDMLFGLFSTYEKEAKRIMEAGLVFPAYDYVLKCSHTFNLLDAKGVISVTERTGYISRVRNLARKIAKTYVEEREKLGFPMLKGGRKS
- the glyS gene encoding glycine--tRNA ligase subunit beta; amino-acid sequence: MSKTVLFELGMEEMPARFIDEALNQLTNNTETWFKENRIPFGTIKGYATPRRLAVSISEVAEQQPDIEEEAKGPAKKIALDEEGNWSKAAIGFSKGQGQTVDDIYFKEIKGIEYVHVNKFIKGESSLELLTGFKDVLLSLNFPKNMRWGSYDLRFIRPIRWIVALYGETVIPFAIENVTTGKTTYGHRFLGDKATVAEADEYETVMDQEYVLAEKDKRKQVIVNQLNELEKAKEWTIIKDEELLNEVNHLVEYPTVFSGSFSEEFLEVPEEALITSMKEHQRYFPVRSKDGSLLPYFVAVRNGNDEYLDTVSRGNEKVLKARLSDAQFFYKEDQKGTLEQKLAKLERMVYQEELGTLADKVDRVKTISDKISSLLTLSKAETSSTLRAAQLCKFDLVTHMVDEFSELQGIMGEKYARLFGEEEAVAVAIREHYLPTQAGGDLPITTAGSIVSIADKLDTIIGSIAIGIIPTGSQDPYGLRRQALGVLQILKKNNWSIEVEELLNIVHNLYAELNLASRSETDVRHDVQEFFKVRASYLLRDGDVASDVVEAVLADGIHVYPVALEKAKILADKRQDPNFKSTQEALGRVLNLAKKANTYDVDPDLFENNSEAELSKVYQRIHEDYLKLIKEQQPEKALRKLSELTEPIHSFFDDTMVMAEDENVKVNRLGLLNLISRDITLFADFNAVQWKQQF